The following are encoded in a window of Camelus ferus isolate YT-003-E chromosome 28, BCGSAC_Cfer_1.0, whole genome shotgun sequence genomic DNA:
- the FER1L5 gene encoding fer-1-like protein 5 isoform X6, producing the protein MKDLSHDVISIEKHQNRQKYGLCVIFLSCTMMPNFKDLIQFEVSIGHYGNKMDLSYKPLVSTTQYSPVIYDGNIYHYVPWYNTKPMVAVTSFWEDVSFRMNCLNLLQFTRDRLKANLDALKSMRNPRDPALLPQWEKLLRELVEDCKRPLPCMTDQPKATNLDKKRWQLRSLLLRELTQKAKEAQPRDMVATVEGWLYRLNAVLPEPQVSLPDVMIWLISQEQRVAYAQVPAHSILFSPTGALHCGRFCGKTQTLFLQYPEGEGQKDTLPGQLRVCMWLGNVKDSKDLQLLRQGDVVVYAETYENQAKFKDQWGQQGLRRCPNFSDVMGHKTLPKEDFKEPPEWHWQGQWTVEPQRRLLLDTDINKSQVLEEVYENQHRDATGAWVPAAVPNTDADGEPMEARENMKCPQGWHVNKNWAVELNHAVDNEGWEYGVGIQPSGLPKIWNSVEKTYYSRRRRRWVRMRYRNHGGLSHEQETLSFLQLHHPGLAEDEMGWEYGVFGSKFHLNPQPQSRFRRRCWHRRLAPNKVKGIAPIFLLEGSLGKDLEQQTEREVNKVSSSRTLGRIRSSQRAPVEITQPPNLPFIYCVFNRPHYYQLFCYIYQARNLMSNQIQTFQGPFIRLVFLNHSQRTQTLRSSAAPTWAQTLIFQHLLLYEDPQDTKERPPLVVLELWQRDSQGKESLWGRSMWSPVVWLDVQNRILPPMRWHPLVKGLEDEEGEILASCELVLETESLRQKLPVLSVPWKNGIYTLPKSIQPTLRKMAVEVLVWGLRNMKQVRSPQLLVECWEESLRTEPIRDFQTDPNFTESVLFLMLYMPVEEAFALPLMLKVVNNQDFGQQTVLGQANVDSLQPYFCDPWAEDYVPPQPPVLSVKKYHKLLGYLYEKFWFKSSKAEDEYEHEVDWWSKLFWATGDAPKSLKYKYKDYHTLKVYNCELEAVPAFQGLEDFCQTFKLYQEQPKLDSPVVGEFKGLFRVYPFPENPEAPKPPRQFLLSPKKEDFPQQCLVRVYVVRAINLQPQDTNGLCDPYVILKLGETKLGNREKYHPNTLDPVFGMMFELSCTIPLEKDLKIELYDFDLFSPDDKIGTTVIDLENRLLSGFGARCGLSKSYCHSGPFRWRDQMPPSVLLEHHAKRKGLPPPLFSPEDDSVFYNGKKFRLQSFELKPPSARFLGPKKERLALYLLHTQGLVPEHVETRTLYSDSQPGIDQAVFARTRNPKQKEGKNPTGTLIILYPPASSTAHLTVQISQADITFQILSSLLSPF; encoded by the exons ATGAAGGATCTCTCCCATGATGTGATCAGTATAGAG AAGCACCAGAACCGCCAAAAGTATGGGCTGTGCGTCATCTTCCTCTCCTGTACCATGATGCCCAACTTTAAGGACCTGATCCAATTCGAGGTCAGCATTGGCCACTATGGAAACAAGATGGACCTGAGTTACAAGCCTCTTGTCTCAACCACACAGTACAGCCCAGTGATATATGATG GGAACATCTACCATTACGTGCCCTGGTACAACACCAAGCCCATGGTGGCTGTGACCTCCTTCTGGGAGGATGTCAGCTTCCGCATGAACTGCCTCAACCTCCTCCAGTTCACTCGGGACCGCCTG AAAGCCAATCTGGATGCCCTGAAATCCATGAGGAACCCAAGggacccagctctgctcccccAGTGGGAGAAACTGCTGAGGGAACTGGTGGAGGACTGCAA GCGCCCTCTGCCCTGCATGACCGATCAGCCCAAAGCCACTAACCTGGACAAGAAGAGGTGGCAGCTCCGCAGCCTGCTTCTGCGGGAACTGACCCAAAAGGCCAAGGAAGCCCAGCCCAGGGACATGGTGGCCACCGTGGAGGGCTGGCTGTACCGCCTCAACGCCGTGCTCCCTGAG CCCCAGGTGAGCCTCCCTGATGTGATGATCTGGCTGATATCCCAGGAGCAGCGCGTGGCTTACGCACAGGTGCCCGCCCACAGCATCCTGTTCTCTCCGACCGGGGCCCTGCACTGTGGCAGGTTCTGTGGGAAGACACAGACCCTCTTCCTGCAG TACCCAGAGGGTGAAGGACAGAAGGACACGCTCCCAGGCCAGCTCCGGGTCTGCATGTGGCTCGGCAACGTGAAGGACAGCAAGGATCTGCAGCTGCTCCGCCAGGGCGACGTGGTCGTGTACGCGGAGACG tacGAGAACCAGGCCAAGTTCAAAGACCAGTGGGGGCAGCAAGGGCTGCGCCGCTGCCCCAACTTCTCGGATGTCATGGGGCACAAGACCCTCCCTAAGGAGGATTTCAAGGAGCCCCCCGAGTGGCACTGGCAGGGGCAGTGGACAGTGGAGCCTCAGAGGAG ACTCCTCCTGGACACAGACATCAACAAGAGCCAGGTGCTGGAGGAGGTGTACGAGAACCAACACCGAGATGCGACGGGGGCCTGGGTGCCTGCTGCTGTCCCCAACACGGACGCG GATGGAGAGCCCATGGAGGCCCGGGAGAATATGAAGTGCCCCCAAGGCTGGCATGTGAACAAGAACTGGGCTGTGGAGCTGAACCACGCGGTGGACAATGAGG GCTGGGAGTACGGAGTGGGGATCCAGCCCTCGGGCCTGCCCAAAATCTGGAACTCGGTAGAGAAGACCTATTACTCACGCCGGCGGCGGCGCTGGGTGCGGATGCGCTACCGGAACCACGGGGGACTGAGCCACGAGCAGGAGACCCTGTCCTTCCTGCAGCTG CACCACCCTGGCCTGGCTGAGGATGAGATGGGCTGGGAGTACGGTGTCTTTGGCTCCAAGTTCCACCTGAACCCTCAGCCCCAGAGCCGTTTCCGCCGCCGCTGCTGGCACCGCAGGCTGGCCCCCAACAAGGTCAAGGGCATTGCACCCATATTCCTCCTGGAGGGATCCTTG GGTAAAGATCTAGAACAGCAAACAGAGAGGGAAGTGAACAAGGTGTCATCGTCACGGACACTGGGCAGAATCCGGAGCTCCCAGAGGGCTCCCGTGGAGATCACCCAGCCCCCCAACCTGCCCTTCATCTACTGCGTCTTCAACA GGCCCCATTACTACCAGCTCTTCTGCTACATCTACCAGGCCCGCAACCTTATGTCCAACCAGATCCAGACATTCCAGG GGCCCTTCATTCGGCTGGTCTTCTTGAACCACAGCCAGCGTACCCAAACCCTGAGGAGCTCTGCAGCCCCCACGTGGGCCCAGACGCTCATCTTCCAGCACCTCCTCCTGTACGAGGACCCCCAGGACACCAAAGAGAGACCCCCACTTGTAGTGTTGGAACTGTGGCAGCGAGACTCCCAG GGCAAGGAGAGCCTGTGGGGACGGAGCATGTGGTCCCCGGTGGTCTGGCTGGATGTGCAAAACCGGATCCTGCCCCCCATGAGGTGGCACCCCCTTGTAAAAGGGTTAGAGGACGAGGAAGGCGAGATCTTGGCGTCCTGTGAGCTCGTCCTTGAgactgag AGTCTCAGACAGAAGCTGCCAGTCTTAAGTGTTCCCTGGAAGAATGGGATCTACACACTCCCCAAGAGCATCCAgcccacactaaggaaaatggCTGTCGAG GTCCTGGTCTGGGGCCTTCGGAACATGAAGCAGGTGCGTTCGCCCCAGCTCTTGGTAGAATGCTGGGAGGAATCCCTGCGGACGGAACCCATCAGGGACTTCCAGACCGATCCCAACTTCACCGAGTCAGTCCTCTTCCTCATGCTG TACATGCCTGTGGAGGAGGCCTTCGCGCTGCCCCTCATGCTGAAGGTGGTGAACAACCAGGACTTCGGCCAGCAGACCGTGCTGGGCCAGGCCAACGTTGACTCCCTGCAGCCCTACTTCTGTGACCCCTGGGCTGAGGACTACGTGCCCCCACAGCCTCCAG TGCTGTCTGTGAAAAAGTACCATAAG CTCCTAGGTTACCTCTATGAAAAGTTCTGGTTCAAGTCCAGCAAAGCTGAG GATGAATATGAGCACGAAGTGGACTGGTGGAGCAAGCTGTTCTGGGCCACAGGAGATGCTCCCAAGTCCCTGAAGTACAAGTACAAAGACTATCACACCCTGAAG GTGTACAACTGTGAACTGGAGGCTGTGCCGGCCTTCCAAGGCCTGGAGGACTTCTGCCAGACCTTCAAGCTCTACCAGGAACAGCCCAAGCTGGACAGCCCCGTGGTAGGGGAGTTCAAG GGCCTATTCCGTGTCTACCCCTTTCCTGAGAATCCAGAAGCCCCCAAGCCCCCTCGCCAGTTCTTGCTTTCGCCTAAGAAAGAGGACTTCCCTCAGCAGTGCTTGGTGCGGGTGTATGTGGTGCGAGCAATCAacctgcagccccaggacaccAATGGCCTG TGTGACCCTTATGTGATCCTGAAGCTGGGAGAGACGAAGCTTGGCAACCGGGAGAAGTACCATCCCAACACCCTGGACCCCGTCTTTGGCAT GATGTTTGAACTGAGCTGCACCATTCCCCTGGAGAAGGACCTGAAGATCGAGCTGTATGACTTTGACCTATTTTCACCTGATGATAAGATTGGGACCACAGTCATTGACCTTGAAAACCGACTCCTGTCTGGCTTTGGAGCTCGCTGTGGGCTCTCCAAATCCTACTGCCA CTCAGGGCCCTTCAGGTGGCGGGATCAGATGCCCCCCAGTGTGCTCTTGGAACACCATGCCAAGAGGAAAGGCCTGCCTCCGCCTCTGTTCAGCCCTGAGGATGACTCTGTTTTTTACAACGGGAAAAAATTCAGACTGCAAAGCTTTG AGCTCAAGCCCCCTTCTGCTCGTTTTTTGGGACCTAAGAAAGAACGCCTTGCCCTGTACCTCCTGCACACCCAGGGGCTGGTACCTGAGCACGTGGAGACCCGCACACTGTACAGTGACAGCCAGCCAGGCATCGACCAG GCTGTTTTCGCCAGGACAAGGAACcccaaacagaaggaaggaaaaaatccCACAGGCACCCTAATTATCCTCTACCCTCCAGCCAGCAGCACGGCTCACCTCACTGTCCAAATCTCTCAAGCTGATATCACGTTCCAGATACTAAGTTCTCTGCTGAGTCCTTTTTAA
- the FER1L5 gene encoding fer-1-like protein 5 isoform X2 — MKDLSHDVISIEKHQNRQKYGLCVIFLSCTMMPNFKDLIQFEVSIGHYGNKMDLSYKPLVSTTQYSPVIYDGNIYHYVPWYNTKPMVAVTSFWEDVSFRMNCLNLLQFTRDRLKANLDALKSMRNPRDPALLPQWEKLLRELVEDCKRPLPCMTDQPKATNLDKKRWQLRSLLLRELTQKAKEAQPRDMVATVEGWLYRLNAVLPEPQVSLPDVMIWLISQEQRVAYAQVPAHSILFSPTGALHCGRFCGKTQTLFLQYPEGEGQKDTLPGQLRVCMWLGNVKDSKDLQLLRQGDVVVYAETYENQAKFKDQWGQQGLRRCPNFSDVMGHKTLPKEDFKEPPEWHWQGQWTVEPQRRLLLDTDINKSQVLEEVYENQHRDATGAWVPAAVPNTDADGEPMEARENMKCPQGWHVNKNWAVELNHAVDNEGWEYGVGIQPSGLPKIWNSVEKTYYSRRRRRWVRMRYRNHGGLSHEQETLSFLQLHHPGLAEDEMGWEYGVFGSKFHLNPQPQSRFRRRCWHRRLAPNKGKDLEQQTEREVNKVSSSRTLGRIRSSQRAPVEITQPPNLPFIYCVFNRPHYYQLFCYIYQARNLMSNQIQTFQGPFIRLVFLNHSQRTQTLRSSAAPTWAQTLIFQHLLLYEDPQDTKERPPLVVLELWQRDSQGKESLWGRSMWSPVVWLDVQNRILPPMRWHPLVKGLEDEEGEILASCELVLETESLRQKLPVLSVPWKNGIYTLPKSIQPTLRKMAVEVLVWGLRNMKQVRSPQLLVECWEESLRTEPIRDFQTDPNFTESVLFLMLYMPVEEAFALPLMLKVVNNQDFGQQTVLGQANVDSLQPYFCDPWAEDYVPPQPPVLSVKKYHKLLGYLYEKFWFKSSKAEDEYEHEVDWWSKLFWATGDAPKSLKYKYKDYHTLKVYNCELEAVPAFQGLEDFCQTFKLYQEQPKLDSPVVGEFKGLFRVYPFPENPEAPKPPRQFLLSPKKEDFPQQCLVRVYVVRAINLQPQDTNGLCDPYVILKLGETKLGNREKYHPNTLDPVFGMMFELSCTIPLEKDLKIELYDFDLFSPDDKIGTTVIDLENRLLSGFGARCGLSKSYCHSGPFRWRDQMPPSVLLEHHAKRKGLPPPLFSPEDDSVFYNGKKFRLQSFELKPPSARFLGPKKERLALYLLHTQGLVPEHVETRTLYSDSQPGIDQGKVQMWVDIFPNKLGPPGPPVNIRPRKPKRYELRCVIWRTAHVDLKRNSLSNEKISDIYVKGWLFGLEKDTQKTDIHYHSLTGEGIFNWRFIFTLDYLAAEQVCVLSQKDYIWSLDPTMMTFPARLIIQIWDNNIFSSDDFLGVLELDLSDMPFPARHAKMCSIRMMDADPKWPHFLQYEHFSLFKMKTVTGWWPCQVLDDGKWRLSGKVKMTLEILTEKEALIKPAGQGQSEPNQYPTLHPPLRTNPLVMWFQSPITSFFHVFWKRYRFKIIIILIIAIIGLLLFNFIYSAPNYLAMSWIKPELRLSAPIQIYANINNSPNTSSANSSTLTTHHQNLKPTTDHKLKLLQEPRNHLRDIFPELPAPQD, encoded by the exons ATGAAGGATCTCTCCCATGATGTGATCAGTATAGAG AAGCACCAGAACCGCCAAAAGTATGGGCTGTGCGTCATCTTCCTCTCCTGTACCATGATGCCCAACTTTAAGGACCTGATCCAATTCGAGGTCAGCATTGGCCACTATGGAAACAAGATGGACCTGAGTTACAAGCCTCTTGTCTCAACCACACAGTACAGCCCAGTGATATATGATG GGAACATCTACCATTACGTGCCCTGGTACAACACCAAGCCCATGGTGGCTGTGACCTCCTTCTGGGAGGATGTCAGCTTCCGCATGAACTGCCTCAACCTCCTCCAGTTCACTCGGGACCGCCTG AAAGCCAATCTGGATGCCCTGAAATCCATGAGGAACCCAAGggacccagctctgctcccccAGTGGGAGAAACTGCTGAGGGAACTGGTGGAGGACTGCAA GCGCCCTCTGCCCTGCATGACCGATCAGCCCAAAGCCACTAACCTGGACAAGAAGAGGTGGCAGCTCCGCAGCCTGCTTCTGCGGGAACTGACCCAAAAGGCCAAGGAAGCCCAGCCCAGGGACATGGTGGCCACCGTGGAGGGCTGGCTGTACCGCCTCAACGCCGTGCTCCCTGAG CCCCAGGTGAGCCTCCCTGATGTGATGATCTGGCTGATATCCCAGGAGCAGCGCGTGGCTTACGCACAGGTGCCCGCCCACAGCATCCTGTTCTCTCCGACCGGGGCCCTGCACTGTGGCAGGTTCTGTGGGAAGACACAGACCCTCTTCCTGCAG TACCCAGAGGGTGAAGGACAGAAGGACACGCTCCCAGGCCAGCTCCGGGTCTGCATGTGGCTCGGCAACGTGAAGGACAGCAAGGATCTGCAGCTGCTCCGCCAGGGCGACGTGGTCGTGTACGCGGAGACG tacGAGAACCAGGCCAAGTTCAAAGACCAGTGGGGGCAGCAAGGGCTGCGCCGCTGCCCCAACTTCTCGGATGTCATGGGGCACAAGACCCTCCCTAAGGAGGATTTCAAGGAGCCCCCCGAGTGGCACTGGCAGGGGCAGTGGACAGTGGAGCCTCAGAGGAG ACTCCTCCTGGACACAGACATCAACAAGAGCCAGGTGCTGGAGGAGGTGTACGAGAACCAACACCGAGATGCGACGGGGGCCTGGGTGCCTGCTGCTGTCCCCAACACGGACGCG GATGGAGAGCCCATGGAGGCCCGGGAGAATATGAAGTGCCCCCAAGGCTGGCATGTGAACAAGAACTGGGCTGTGGAGCTGAACCACGCGGTGGACAATGAGG GCTGGGAGTACGGAGTGGGGATCCAGCCCTCGGGCCTGCCCAAAATCTGGAACTCGGTAGAGAAGACCTATTACTCACGCCGGCGGCGGCGCTGGGTGCGGATGCGCTACCGGAACCACGGGGGACTGAGCCACGAGCAGGAGACCCTGTCCTTCCTGCAGCTG CACCACCCTGGCCTGGCTGAGGATGAGATGGGCTGGGAGTACGGTGTCTTTGGCTCCAAGTTCCACCTGAACCCTCAGCCCCAGAGCCGTTTCCGCCGCCGCTGCTGGCACCGCAGGCTGGCCCCCAACAAG GGTAAAGATCTAGAACAGCAAACAGAGAGGGAAGTGAACAAGGTGTCATCGTCACGGACACTGGGCAGAATCCGGAGCTCCCAGAGGGCTCCCGTGGAGATCACCCAGCCCCCCAACCTGCCCTTCATCTACTGCGTCTTCAACA GGCCCCATTACTACCAGCTCTTCTGCTACATCTACCAGGCCCGCAACCTTATGTCCAACCAGATCCAGACATTCCAGG GGCCCTTCATTCGGCTGGTCTTCTTGAACCACAGCCAGCGTACCCAAACCCTGAGGAGCTCTGCAGCCCCCACGTGGGCCCAGACGCTCATCTTCCAGCACCTCCTCCTGTACGAGGACCCCCAGGACACCAAAGAGAGACCCCCACTTGTAGTGTTGGAACTGTGGCAGCGAGACTCCCAG GGCAAGGAGAGCCTGTGGGGACGGAGCATGTGGTCCCCGGTGGTCTGGCTGGATGTGCAAAACCGGATCCTGCCCCCCATGAGGTGGCACCCCCTTGTAAAAGGGTTAGAGGACGAGGAAGGCGAGATCTTGGCGTCCTGTGAGCTCGTCCTTGAgactgag AGTCTCAGACAGAAGCTGCCAGTCTTAAGTGTTCCCTGGAAGAATGGGATCTACACACTCCCCAAGAGCATCCAgcccacactaaggaaaatggCTGTCGAG GTCCTGGTCTGGGGCCTTCGGAACATGAAGCAGGTGCGTTCGCCCCAGCTCTTGGTAGAATGCTGGGAGGAATCCCTGCGGACGGAACCCATCAGGGACTTCCAGACCGATCCCAACTTCACCGAGTCAGTCCTCTTCCTCATGCTG TACATGCCTGTGGAGGAGGCCTTCGCGCTGCCCCTCATGCTGAAGGTGGTGAACAACCAGGACTTCGGCCAGCAGACCGTGCTGGGCCAGGCCAACGTTGACTCCCTGCAGCCCTACTTCTGTGACCCCTGGGCTGAGGACTACGTGCCCCCACAGCCTCCAG TGCTGTCTGTGAAAAAGTACCATAAG CTCCTAGGTTACCTCTATGAAAAGTTCTGGTTCAAGTCCAGCAAAGCTGAG GATGAATATGAGCACGAAGTGGACTGGTGGAGCAAGCTGTTCTGGGCCACAGGAGATGCTCCCAAGTCCCTGAAGTACAAGTACAAAGACTATCACACCCTGAAG GTGTACAACTGTGAACTGGAGGCTGTGCCGGCCTTCCAAGGCCTGGAGGACTTCTGCCAGACCTTCAAGCTCTACCAGGAACAGCCCAAGCTGGACAGCCCCGTGGTAGGGGAGTTCAAG GGCCTATTCCGTGTCTACCCCTTTCCTGAGAATCCAGAAGCCCCCAAGCCCCCTCGCCAGTTCTTGCTTTCGCCTAAGAAAGAGGACTTCCCTCAGCAGTGCTTGGTGCGGGTGTATGTGGTGCGAGCAATCAacctgcagccccaggacaccAATGGCCTG TGTGACCCTTATGTGATCCTGAAGCTGGGAGAGACGAAGCTTGGCAACCGGGAGAAGTACCATCCCAACACCCTGGACCCCGTCTTTGGCAT GATGTTTGAACTGAGCTGCACCATTCCCCTGGAGAAGGACCTGAAGATCGAGCTGTATGACTTTGACCTATTTTCACCTGATGATAAGATTGGGACCACAGTCATTGACCTTGAAAACCGACTCCTGTCTGGCTTTGGAGCTCGCTGTGGGCTCTCCAAATCCTACTGCCA CTCAGGGCCCTTCAGGTGGCGGGATCAGATGCCCCCCAGTGTGCTCTTGGAACACCATGCCAAGAGGAAAGGCCTGCCTCCGCCTCTGTTCAGCCCTGAGGATGACTCTGTTTTTTACAACGGGAAAAAATTCAGACTGCAAAGCTTTG AGCTCAAGCCCCCTTCTGCTCGTTTTTTGGGACCTAAGAAAGAACGCCTTGCCCTGTACCTCCTGCACACCCAGGGGCTGGTACCTGAGCACGTGGAGACCCGCACACTGTACAGTGACAGCCAGCCAGGCATCGACCAG GGAAAGGTGCAAATGTGGGTGGACATCTTCCCCAACAAGCTGGGGCCTCCTGGCCCCCCGGTCAACATCAGGCCCAGAAAACCTAAAAG GTACGAGCTGCGCTGTGTCATCTGGAGAACTGCCCACGTGGACCTGAAGCGGAACAGTCTAAGTAACGAGAAGATAAGCGACATCTATGTCAAAGG GTGGTTATTCGGGCTAGAGAAGGACACGCAGAAGACAGATATCCACTACCACTCCCTGACGGGGGAGGGCATCTTCAACTGGAGGTTCATCTTCACCTTGGACTACCTGGCGGCAGAGCAAGTGTGCGTCCTGAGCCAGAAG GACTACATATGGAGCCTGGACCCCACAATGATGACGTTCCCGGCCCGGCTCATCATCCAGATCTGGGACAACAACATCTTCTCCAGTGATGACTTCCTAG GGGTCCTGGAGCTGGATTTGTCTGACATGCCCTTCCCAGCCCGGCACGCCAAGATGTGCTCCATCAGGATGATGGATGCTGACCCCAAGTGGCCCCACTTCCTCCAGTACGAGCACTTCTCCCTCTTTAAGATGAAGACTGTAACCGGCTGGTGGCCTTGCCAGGTCCTCGATGATGGCAAATGGCGCTTGTCG GGTAAAGTGAAGATGACTCTGGAGATTCTGACAGAGAAGGAAGCCTTAATCAAGCCAGCAGGACAAGGCCAGTCGGAACCCAACCAATACCCGACTCTCCATCCGCCCCT ACGCACCAACCCCTTGGTCATGTGGTTTCAGTCACCCATTACAAGCTTCTTCCATGTTTTCTGGAAACGCTACCGCTtcaaaatcatcatcatcttgATCATTGCAATTATAGGGCTTCTGCTGTTCAACTTTATCTATTCAGCTCCG AACTATTTGGCCATGAGCTGGATCAAACCTGAACTTCGGCTGAGTGCTCCCATTCAAATATATGCCAATATCAACAATTCACCAAACACCAGCAGCGCCAACTCTTCCACCCTCACCACTCACCATCAGAACCTAAAGCCAACAACAGACCATAAGCTGAAACTCCTCCAGGAACCCAGGAATCACCTGCGAGATATTTTTCCAGAACTGCCAGCCCCACAAGACTAA